In Salmo salar chromosome ssa14, Ssal_v3.1, whole genome shotgun sequence, the sequence AGAGGTAAAAAGACCAGATGAGAGCAAACACTCCTCCCTTCCGTCAATGCTTGCTGACTGGAACCCATTTTAATTTCTGGAGAACGGAGGAGGGATAAAAAGAGTAGCTTGTTTCCGTGCTTCTGTGTTATTCTACCGCGGCACTCGTTCATTCAAACTGAATACAGTTATTATGTTGTTGACACCGTCTTGTCTTTCATGACATTTTAAAATATGAAAACACATTgaaagtctctcacacacacacacaataagggCCCTTTGTTCTGTCATCTGTCTTGTGAGCATCTGAGGAGCAGAAGATGATCAATGCCTTATCAGGAGTTACCCCAGTGGTAGTCATCAGATCGAGTGCCCAGGGACTTATATACTAAGCTTGGAAAATACAGACCAACATTCTCCAATGGTTTATGTGGTGAACCTGATCACAACTATGAAAACTGAATAACcagtacatttgtgtgtatatatatatatatgagagagagcgagacaatcACAAATCATTAATGATGTGCATGGATATTCAGCACCCTAAAACAAAAGACTCCATTTCCCATGATCCTCCAGTCTCAAACAGAACAGTGCCACCACAGGTGCCCAAGCCAATGATGTCCAAGTACAGTATGATACCAGTGCTTTGGGCGTACAAGTGACAACGGTTGGACAAtgatttatatacacacacacacacactagatgactgacagggggcgcTGTTCCTCCAccattgtaaaaaaatattttggttgCTATAGAAACGCCTTTattgtctacatttgtttttgacacatgtattctattacagacaccttaatgcatactctTAAATTATGTGaactaaacaaaataaaaaaataaacacttttcttaaagtatatatatatttttttaagttgtAAAGTTACTGTccccaccacaacaacaaaataattaAATGTTTTCACGTTTCTCCTTGAAAAAGgtcattgaaatactgtagaattccattcattcctatggtggactgcttcttctggggagtgacaatatggccgaccagtggcttcaaaggctctcattggccaatacatagcatccgGAAACCAGGGTTTATATCCATCATTCCACTCCCTTCACCCCTTGATCCAGgactaggggggggggggggtggtggacACCAGTCAGCTTAACCCCAGGCACAGTTAGCTCTTCTCGGGTCGGTTGCGGTCCAGCGCTGCCCGGGGGGTAAACTCCAGCTTCTCTTTGAGACTGAGGACCTGGGTGCTGTCCCGTCCTGCCCCCTCTTCCAGCTTCCTATCCTCCCTCAGCTCCACAATGCTCTTCTCCTCACCAGGTTTAGCGGTGGTGTCCCCCCTAATGAACCACTCCAGGTGGTACCCCACCGCCCCCACCACGAAGGCCACCGGGAAGGTTATGTAGGGGGCGTAGGTCCGCATGGACATCCATAACACTGGCCACATAATGACTGGGACGGGCTCACTGGAGCCGGGTTGCTGTGCAGTGTCAGCTCAGCTGGGgagtgaaatagagagagaaaaagaaagagaaagaggtggGTGGGGTTTAGTAGCTGTTGTGGTAATTCAGGTTTACAAAAAGGAAACAAACTGAGGGTGCCAGTGGCTGTGCCACAACAGTTTTTAATTTGTTCATTCAAGGATCTAGAAAGGCCACTGCACAGTGACAGGATGTGCAGGTGTTCGGCCTgggagacaacacacagagagggtTCAAACTAAGGAGTT encodes:
- the smim12 gene encoding small integral membrane protein 12; the encoded protein is MWPVLWMSMRTYAPYITFPVAFVVGAVGYHLEWFIRGDTTAKPGEEKSIVELREDRKLEEGAGRDSTQVLSLKEKLEFTPRAALDRNRPEKS